A window of Salvia splendens isolate huo1 chromosome 8, SspV2, whole genome shotgun sequence genomic DNA:
cttgtatttaaatttttcgatttgtaattgttgtaacttgtaaacgTGTAATTTCAGTAAAATTCCAACTTTCATCGTAcatttttgaataaatattacACGTTGGAGTcgtaatttaattgaaaaatgcaaaaaaaaacaaaaattggccgaaccggcccgaaaaccggcggttttgaaccgccgcttGAACTGCCGGTTTTtttaaccggaaccggaactgccgggaccctaggcgggccggttccggttcatgcatttcgtgaaccgtgaaccgctggttcatgaaccggaaccggcggttcatgaACCGTGTGCCAGCCTAACTACCTATCTTCATTTAAATCAAAGTCAAACAAcaattcttaaaactcgtgtcatgtCAAACTGACCCGAATtatgtgggatggagggagtactatatagggaaatgactcaactatggagaaactttttaaaatgaaaaaatgactcaactatggagaAACGGGGGATGACCTAATCCaattttatatttctatatCGACGTCCAACATTAATTCAGAAACACAGCGTCCCAACTTTTTGTTTTATGTCACTTCCCGTAAGGATCCGTTTAATAAGGTGGATAACATACAATGTGGTGTGATAGTTAATATGGGATAAAAATTAGGGCCACATGTAGAATAGTAGTATGTGGATAAAGTTTTTATTATGTACAACACTTAAAACTCATACTATAAACCCTAAAAATAGTTGGCTGAACGGtatgagttttaataaaaaaaaattaaagtgagagagaaagataaaacGTGGGTAGAGTAtgaaaaagaaggagaaaatgCGAATAAAGTacgaaagaaaataaaaaagaaaagatgaatgaatggtAGGTATAAGTTGTAcaccctccgtccacgaaaaatagtcatattttgCCATCTTGGAtgtcacaaaaaatagtctcatttctacgtATGAAAAGTTTTTCTCTCATGCTTTATCCACTTATTCTCTTAATCTCTCTTTAGTTtactactttttctcattttttcctactttattaatttcttattaaaactcgtgtcgtctACAAATGAAACTATACTTTATGGACAAAaggagtaaataaataagaatataaGGACGATAATTTGaaagaaactttctatttttggatGGATACGTTTCTATGGACGGCCGAAATGAAGAATGTGACAATTTTGCATGGAAGGacggaatattttattttctacgcAATGTTAATACTTTTCTATTCATCGATGCAGTGGTAAAAAAATGCTTGAAACTCAAAATACATCAGTTTCCAGAATTTAAACACTCAACTAAAACAATGACCAAGAACTACAAATCAACAAAAACTAAACCAGAAACTTCAAATTAGAGGAACTCCACCACGCCGAGTGACGGCCGCTACCACCGGGTCGCGGACGACGACAACCATGTTGGCTTACTGTCACCCCCCCTTAAAATATTTTCTAAGCAAATGGTCGTATAATAAACTTTCAATGCCAGGGATGATGAAAACTGAACTTTCATCTTTGTATAAAGAAATATAACCATTTCAAATTACACAACAAAGATAATGTCAACTTAGCCTCAATCACGAAGCATAACAACAACAATGGAATCTAATTTGCTAAGTACTAACTTACTAAGCCCGAGTATAGTGATGCAACTTGTATAACAAGACTTTTCCAGCAGCATTTCCCACAGCCACGAAACCTCCGTGTGGGCTGAAATCCATACAGCTCGGATAGTGCACGGCCTTATTAGGAGGCGGCCAGTTTGAGAACACAGTTAAAGACGGGACGTGAACCAGCTTCATGCTATTCTTTTTCAAGCGAGAACCGATGGCCAGAATTTTTGCATCTGGATTAAATTTCATGAAATCCACCTTCGTAGTCAAGTTCTCAATAACTTTAATAGGTTTCCTCTTCCCACCTATGAAATCGTCTCGGTTGTAGATGTTCACAATCCCACTGTCTGAACCTGCCgcaaataaatttccaacagGGGGGACGGACAGAGCTGTGCCTGTCAGGCAACCTTCATCCACGCCCTTGTGGAAGCACGACCTAGTCCTCAGATCCCAGTGATAAATCTGCCCATCACCCCCGGAACTCAACAATTGTTGCCCATCATTAGTGAATGCCACGGATCTAACACTTCCATTCATCTTCAGTGTTCCGATCAGTTCTTTCGTCTTTGATGACACTAACAGAATGTATCCTTCGTTTCCAACAAAGGCGATGGTTTTAGAATCAGGGCTGACCTCAAAAGATTCCAAGCTCTTCTCATcccttcctgcaaaagggcaTATCTTATCTACATGAGATTTGACTAAAtcaaatgcataagcaaacttCCTCCTTCCTGATATGATGGCCTGTGATCCATCAGGTAAGAATGCAGCCTTTCGAATAGGACAGTCTTCAAGGAAAATGCTCTGTATCATCTCATTTTTCTTCCCATCTACTTGAAAGAACTTCAAAGTTCTATCCAATCCACCAACAAGGAGCAACTGCGCATTCTTGTGGAACTGGACGGAATTAACGGGACCTTGTGAAGGGTCCTTCATATTAGCATCTGACAGTCTCGAGTATTCAAGAAGCCCCGCCAATAACTTCACACTCCTCTTTAAAACAAGACCTTCATTTGTCATGAGGATATCATCGGCATATTCTGGATGTTCATAACCACTGGCTACCACCACTCCATTTTCTCTGTCAGAATCGTCATCTTCAGAACTGCACACTGGCTGAGCATTGGGACGTGCCCAGTCAGTACCTCGGTTCATCTTCATATGCTGAGCTCTCAATCTTGCCTCATACGCTTCGCCAGGAATTACACTTTCATCTTCTCCTTTCCTCAGCTTCCTCAGTTTGTTGAATTTAGCAATGTTTATACTAGTCTTCTTCTCTTCATCATCAACCCACACGGGTTTTCTTTCACTGTTCCTCTGCGTATCAGGAGTCTCATCTCCAGACTCGATACCCTCCTCGTACACAGACAATGTACTATCTGCAGATCTATCAGTGAAAAACACCGCGGAGCTGTTGTCCACCTCCCCAATagcttcttcatcatcatcattccCGAACCCAATCGGTGAGTACAAGGAGCTAAACAGAAATCTTT
This region includes:
- the LOC121745167 gene encoding U3 small nucleolar RNA-associated protein 18 homolog, whose product is MSLISQNAVPKEAEKEKLRLMGKDKIEIVEERGEEEEVVDGDRIIIDPTRNKKRKKGRKEDDDEQLEIEEGKQRKKLERFLFSSLYSPIGFGNDDDEEAIGEVDNSSAVFFTDRSADSTLSVYEEGIESGDETPDTQRNSERKPVWVDDEEKKTSINIAKFNKLRKLRKGEDESVIPGEAYEARLRAQHMKMNRGTDWARPNAQPVCSSEDDDSDRENGVVVASGYEHPEYADDILMTNEGLVLKRSVKLLAGLLEYSRLSDANMKDPSQGPVNSVQFHKNAQLLLVGGLDRTLKFFQVDGKKNEMIQSIFLEDCPIRKAAFLPDGSQAIISGRRKFAYAFDLVKSHVDKICPFAGRDEKSLESFEVSPDSKTIAFVGNEGYILLVSSKTKELIGTLKMNGSVRSVAFTNDGQQLLSSGGDGQIYHWDLRTRSCFHKGVDEGCLTGTALSVPPVGNLFAAGSDSGIVNIYNRDDFIGGKRKPIKVIENLTTKVDFMKFNPDAKILAIGSRLKKNSMKLVHVPSLTVFSNWPPPNKAVHYPSCMDFSPHGGFVAVGNAAGKVLLYKLHHYTRA